From a single Dromaius novaehollandiae isolate bDroNov1 chromosome 13, bDroNov1.hap1, whole genome shotgun sequence genomic region:
- the C13H19orf12 gene encoding protein C19orf12 homolog codes for MPIRVDDVIQLFCHLSEVKGMKAAVRHSSRGALLAGATAFIGGLVGGPPGIAVGGAFGGLLGAWMTTGQFRPVPQILLELPPAEQQKLYDEALVILRSLDWTDVAQLTALLMGNPSLQQKLTGVLINYLSKELRAEIQYGE; via the exons ATGCCCATCAGGGTTGATGATGTGATACAACTGTTCTGCCACCTCTCTGAGGTGAAGGGAATGAAAGCTGCTGTTAGACACTCAAGTCGAGGAGCGCTGCTGGCAGGTGCAACAGCCTTTATTGGGGGCTTAGTGGGGGGTCCCCCTGGCATCGCCGTAG GGGGAGCATTTGGTGGATTGCTTGGTGCCTGGATGACTACTGGACAGTTCAGGCCGGTCCCTCAGATTTTACTGGAATTGCCTCCTGCTGAGCAGCAGAAACTGTATGATGAAGCCCTTGTTATTCTCAGGAGCTTAGACTGGACTGATGTTGCTCAGCTGACTGCTCTTCTAATGGGAAATCCTAGTCTCCAGCAAAAGTTGACAGGAGTGCTGATAAATTACCTCTCAAAAGAGCTAAGAGCAGAGATACAGTATGGAGAATAA